A section of the Prionailurus bengalensis isolate Pbe53 chromosome C2, Fcat_Pben_1.1_paternal_pri, whole genome shotgun sequence genome encodes:
- the LOC122491414 gene encoding cleavage and polyadenylation specificity factor subunit 5-like, protein MSVVPPNCSQTGWPRGVNQFGNKYIQQTKPLTLERTINLYPLTNYTFGTKEPLYEKDSSVAARFQRMREEFDKIGMRRTVEGVLIVHEHRLPHVLLLQLGTTFFKLPGGELNPGEDEVEGLKRLMTEILGRQDGVLQDWVIDDCIGNWWRPNFESPQYPYIPAHITKPKEHKKLFLVQLQEKALFAVPKNYKLVAAPLFELYDNAPGYGPIISSLPQLLSRFSFIYN, encoded by the coding sequence ATGTCCGTGGTGCCGCCCAATTGCTCACAAACCGGCTGGCCCCGAGGGGTCAACCAGTTCGGCAACAAGTACATCCAGCAGACGAAGCCCCTCACCCTGGAGCGAACCATCAATCTGTACCCTCTTACCAATTATACTTTTGGTACAAAAGAGCCCCTCTATGAGAAGGACAGCTCTGTTGCAGCCAGATTTCAGCGCATGAGGGAGGAATTTGATAAAATTGGAATGAGAAGGACCGTAGAAGGGGTTCTGATTGTCCATGAACACCGGCTACCACATGTGTTACTGCTGCAGCTGGGCACAACTTTCTTCAAATTACCTGGTGGTGAACTTAACCCTGGAGAAGATGAAGTTGAAGGACTAAAACGCTTAATGACAGAGATACTGGGTCGTCAAGATGGAGTCCTGCAAGACTGGGTCATTGATGACTGCATTGGTAACTGGTGGAGACCAAATTTTGAATCTCCTCAGTATCCGTATATTCCTGCACATATTACAAAGCCTAAGGAACATAAGAAGTTATTTTTGGTTCAACTTCAAGAGAAAGCCTTGTTTGCAGTCCCTAAAAATTACAAGCTTGTAGCTGCACCATTGTTTGAATTATATGACAATGCACCAGGATATGGACCCATCATTTCCAGTCTCCCTCAGCTTCTGAGCAGGTTCAGTTTTATATACAACTGA